One window from the genome of Danaus plexippus unplaced genomic scaffold, MEX_DaPlex mxdp_53, whole genome shotgun sequence encodes:
- the LOC133320733 gene encoding pre-mRNA-splicing factor 38A-like produces MTYIIECENENEQERMCKTVKPISRRSFEDIGTVSTASQATNQQEPQFTEKNNDYILVMANRTDPTCRAIHNSNPQYLISKIARSCIYSSLYWKEKCFGLTAESIIDKAIELTCVGGLYGGSAKPTEFYCLLLKLLQIQPPLSVVLEYLNNEEFKYLTVLAALYL; encoded by the exons atgacttACATAATTGAAtgtgaaaatgaaaatgaacaAGAGCGTATGTGTAAAACTGTCAAACCGATATCTCGGCGTTCTTTTGAGGATATCGGAACAGTGTCAACTGCAAGTCAAGCAACAAATCAACAAGAACCACAATTTACAGAAAA aaataatgattatattttagtaatggCAAATAGAACGGATCCGACATGCCGTGCAATTCACAACTCAAATCCACAATATCTGATTAGCAAAATAGCAAGATCTTGCATATATTCATCGTTGTATTGGAAAGAAAAATGCTTCGGTCTTACAG cgGAATCGATAATTGACAAAGCTATAGAGCTGACTTGTGTTGGAGGTTTATACGGAGGTTCTGCCAAGCCTACAGAGTTCTACTGTTtactattaaaacttttacagaTACAACCTCCTCTAAGCGTGGTATTagagtatttaaataacgaagaatttaaatatttgactgtTTTGGCAGCACTTTATCtgtaa
- the LOC133320734 gene encoding uncharacterized protein LOC133320734 translates to MTNNNLNTWNLKIPRIEITELTRNHVHFVLRNKDASFANALRRVMIAEVPTLAIELVTIYENTSVLHDEFLAHRFGLLPIDSNRVRDFKYKKHPIEVAKLTRNQRLNCQLIAVKGIGKLHAKWSPVSNAVFQSTGALSPEQIVDMAFEVLEGKTETLLIESSKLERFQVDDITTRIQDDRHSRTSQKENFILNLM, encoded by the exons atgactaataataatttgaatacgtggaatttaaaaattccacGTATAGAAATAACCGAACTAACTAGAAATCATGTTCATtttgtattaagaaataaagatGCAAGTTTTGCCAATGCATTAAGACGAGTTATG ataGCTGAAGTGCCAACCTTAGCTATTGAGTTGGTAACAATTTACGAGAACACGTCTGTTTTACATGATGAATTTTTAGCGCACAg ATTCGGTTTGCTGCCAATAGATTCAAATAGAGTTCGAGATTTTAAGTACAAGAAG CACCCTATTGAAGTAGCTAAACTTACTAGAAACCAACGTTTAAACTGTCAATTAATAGCAGTAAAAGGAATAGGAAAGTTGCATGCAAAATGGAGTCCAGTGTCTAATGCAGTATTTCAA tcaaCTGGAGCGTTATCTCCCGAGCAAATTGTTGATATGGCATTTGAAGTTCTTGAAGGAAAAACTGAAACACTTTTGATTGAATCATCCAAATTAGAAAGATTCCAAGTTGATGATATAACAACTCGCATCCAAGATGACAGACACAGTCGAACTTCCCAAAAAGagaattttatactaaatttaatgtaa
- the LOC133320735 gene encoding DNA-directed RNA polymerase II subunit RPB1-like, giving the protein MPTAADLGISEKEYQDAINLEKIYDLIQNNDITCSKCRLVSENAFKQGFNKSFDQQDQINTNSFENAGFAQQEHPNFGHIPKAPKYSPPGYGKNFPSSYSQPSPLYNSLNTPKYPPQTAKCMPYSQPVNYPQTDYYSQFENPSYINNSSYYKNPPYAENNLNADNSLYPDNPSYPYNPTYLENSSYPEDRYSKSMYDNSSFGRSYRPQAKYEQPNGNNLNNMSSAYAQYTKVPQYMEPYNKSYPNSKSFMFEQAPHPMYASSNKNMYNNPPFFNYPNTNNIYNAPKNPGHSTVREPQPFDQHRRSRSLTPGRSPELQQRYLSDRLQDRFYSTSDIRMKYPSSVPNIYLTNNHQDNSYRYMSKNPFLNAKNMIYSDPQSLPTTRGQQPFVQTYVLNQN; this is encoded by the exons ATGCCCACAGCAGCAGATTTAGGAATAAGTGAAAAAGAGTATCAGGATGCAATCAATcttgaaaaaatttatgacttgattcaaaataatgatataacgTGTTCAAAATGCAGACTTGTAAG TGAAAATGCATTTAAACaaggttttaataaatcatttgatCAGCAAgatcaaataaatactaacTCATTTGAGAACGCTGGATTTGCACAGCAGGAACATCCAAATTTTGGCCATATACCCAAGGCGCCTAAATATTCTCCACCAGGCTATGGAAAAAATTTTCCGTCTTCTTATTCGCAGCCCAGTCCGTTATATAACAGCCTTAACACACCCAAATATCCTCCTCAGACTGCTAAATGCATGCCTTATTCTCAGCCTGTAAATTATCCTCAAACAGACTATTATTCTCAATTTGAAAACCcgtcatatataaataattcttcatattataaaaacccTCCATAtgctgaaaataatttaaacgctGATAACTCTTTATATCCAGATAACCCTTCATATCCTTATAATCCtacatatttagaaaattcttCATATCCAGAAGATCGTTATTCCAAATCCATGTATGATAATTCTTCATTTGGTAGATCATACCGACCTCAAGCTAAATATGAACAACCtaatggaaataatttaaataatatgagttCAGCATATGCTCAATATACCAAAGTGCCACAATATATGGAACCCTACAATAAATCATATCCTAATTCTAAATCATTTATGTTTGAACAAGCTCCTCATCCTATGTACGCTTCAAGTAATAAGAACATGTATAATAATCCaccattttttaattatcctaatacaaacaatatatacaatGCTCCTAAAAACCCCGGACATTCAACAGTAAGAGAACCCCAACCTTTCGACCAACATCGGCGCTCTAGGTCTCTTACGCCGGGTCGATCTCCAGAACTTCAGCAAAGATATTTGTCTGATAGACTTCAAGATCGATTTTATTCCACAAGTGATATTAGAATGAAATATCCCAGTAGTGTTCCTAACATTTACCTTACAAATAATCATCAAGACAATTCTTATCGTTATATGTctaaaaatccttttttaaaCGCTAAAAACATGATTTATAGCGACCCACAATCTCTTCCAACCACGCGTGGTCAACAACCCTTCGTGCAAACGTatgtattaaatcaaaattag